The genome window TCATTTCGGACACCTGCCTTCTCTCAATTAGTTTACACAATCAAGATTTTTGTGTCCACTTTTTCATACTAACACCAGACCTAAAGATGGTAGCAAAATAACAAAAGGGGATTATGTAACGGCTAAAGGAAACTGGCAGCCTATTATCTCAGAAGAATTATTCAATCAAGTTAAGAAAATGAGAGATATACAGAAAGAAAACAAAGCAAGATGGAGTGAAAAGAGAGCGGAATTTCTTCTAACAGGCTTTACATTCCACACATCCTGTGGTGGAAAATTTCGGGGTTCTAACACGAATGGTGGAAGGTATAAGTATTATGTCTGTCGTGAGTGTGGTGAACACTTTAAAAAGGATATTTTTGAGAAATCAATATTTGATGAATTGTTAAGGGATGATTTTCTGGAAGATCTCAACAAAAATCTGGAAGACAATTCAAATAAGAATAACCAACTCAAGAGATTAAAAAAACAGCTCCGTAACTTGGAAGCTGAAAATGATAAAGCCCTAAAATTCTTAATGAATGAAACTATAACAGAATCAGAATTTACAAAGATTAAACAAAAAAATTTAACAGAAATAAATAATATAAAAGAGAGTATTATAAATATAGAAAGGGAATATATTCCAACTGACCAGTTGAGTCTGGATGTTATTGAAATATTCCGAATAACTCTCAAGGAGCTGGATCAGGATGAATTTGTTGAAGCTAAAGCGATATTGAAGAAGATGATTAAAAGGATTGACTTTAAAGATTTGAAAAACTTCAATATCTATCTAAATATATAGAGCGAAGCACACTTTATTTTTTTAAAATATGTTTCGCTCTAAGAACAAGAACCATCCGGATCATTCCTAAGTATATGTTTCAGTCCTTCAAGGAAAGTAAGACCAATTTTTTCTTTTACCTGAATCTGGGTTATTCCGTTTAATCTTTTCTCCACAGGATCTTCCACAGTGATTATCTTTCTGCTTTCATCATTTAGTTTATTTATCATAGAAAAAAGCGTAGTTGTTTTTCCTGAACCGGTAGGGCCGCTTATTAATACAAGTCCGTGATTTTTACTGATCAGCTTTTTGATACTGCTCAGACTTTCACCTCTAAAACCCAGAGATTCAAAATCTGTTATGCGATCTTCATTCTGAAGAATTCTCAATACAAGACTTTCCCCGTCAACAGTCGGCAGAGAAGACACTCTTATATCGTATTTCTTGCCCTGTATTGTTAAATTTATACTTCCGTCCTGCGGAAGTCTTTTCTCTGCGATATTCATTTTTGAGATAATCTTTATTCTGGAAATAATTTCAAGTTTCTCATTATCAAATGAAAATTTATCTGCTTTTTCCAAAACTCCGTCTACTCTGTAACGAATATTAAATTCCCTGCTGTTGATATCTATATGAATATCACTGGCGTTTTTTGCCACTGCATCACGAATTATCCGGTTTACACTTTCTATAATGCCCGGTTTTCCGTTCTGAATTCTAAAATTGTCCCCCATTTTCCCCCGCCTTTTAATTTTATTATTCAAAAATTATTATTTTGATAGTTCTTCCAAAAAGTACTTATTCTGCTTAACCAGCAATCCGTATACTACTTTTTTTATCATATTGTACCATTTCAGATTCTGCTTTAATTCTACCACTGCTTTTGTAGACTCTCTTACCTGCATTTTTAAAAAGTCCAGTTCTTCGTATGATAAAGTTAAATTTATCTTTTTACTCTTTGACTGAGCTTCTTTTTCCAGATAATTTAAAAATGTAAATACATTAGAGGCCTGTTTTTCATATGGAAGCATTTGCTTTTTCATTTCTTTTACCAGTTTCGCAAGATATTTCATATTTCCTCTGCTAAGTTCCACCTTTGAATTTCTTTTTCCTCTTCCTATTTTTTGTATAAGTGAAGCTGCTTTATTCTGATTTCTTGCTGCCATAGTATCTACTGCACTTGGGTTTACTGCTTTTCTTTTCATTTATCCTCTGCCCTTCTTCATAAATAATTTTAAAATTTCCTCTGTTTTTATATTCCCCTCTCTTAAGATACTTATTTCTCCGCCGGAATATTTTATTACAGTCGACGGAACACCATTTAGTATGGGTCCGCCGTCTAAGATATAATCCGTTTTTTCTAAAATATCATAAGAGATATCCTCTATTTTTGCAGGAGATTTTTCACCTGATATATTTGCACTTGTGGTAAAAACTATTCCTCCGCATGATTCTATTATCTCTAACAGTATCTTATTACCGGGAATTCTCACTCCTATTGTATTATCTTTCGCTACATTATATTTACTTCTGTCAAAAACAACAGTTAACTCTCCCGGCCAATATTTACCAGTGATTTCCAGAATATTTTCCAGATTCTCATTTTCAAGATCAACTAATTCCCCAAGATACTTTATATCGCTGATCAATGCTATTATCGGCTTACTTCTGTCTCTGTGTTTTATGTCAAAAATTCTGTTTATACCTTCGGGATTATTATAAACTGCTCCGATTCCATACACTGTGTCTGTAGGAAAAATAGCTATCCCGTTTTTCTTCAGACAATTTATTATACCCAAAACCGATTCTTCACTTACTTTATGTTTATTCATGAGGAAGCTCAAATAAATCGCTTATTGCCTGATCATTTACTATTCTTTTGATTGTTTCTGAAAACATAGTATCTGTAGATAAAATTTCCAGATTCTCAAATCTTTTGTTATCAGGTAATTCTATCGTATCTGTTACTATTACTTTATTGAACGGAGCAGCTTTCAGTCTTTCCACCGCAGGATCTGACAAGATTGCGTGTGTTGCACAAGCATATACCTCTGTAGCTCCTTTTTCTTTCAGTGCATATGCAGCATTGCAGATTGTTCCTGCTGTGTCTATCATATCATCGATAAGTATGGCTTTTTTCCCGGCTACATCGCCTATTATGTTCATAACTTCCGATACATTAGCTTTTGCTCTTCTCTTATCAATTATTGCAAGTGGTGCATGAAGCCATTTCGCAAGACTTCTTGCTCTTTTAACTCCGCCAACGTCAGGTGATACTACTACAATGTCATCACCTACAAGTTCATTTTTAATGAAATACTTTGCCAGAATAGGAAGTGCTTCCATATGATCTACCGGTATATCAAAGAATCCCTGTATCTGTCTTGCATGAAGATCCATTGTTACCACTCTTGAAGCTCCTGCCACTGTTAAAATATCAGCGATAAGCTTAGAAGTAATCGGCTCTCTCGGACTGGCTTTTCTATCCTGTCTTGCATATCCGTAATATGGTATTACAGGTATTATTTCTGCTGCAGATGCTCTTTTTAATGAATCCATAAAAATCAAAAGTTCCATTATACTTTCATTTACAGGCTTTGATGTTGACTGAACAATAAAAACCATACATCCTCTTACACTTTGATTGACTTTCGCAAATGTTTCCCCGTCCGCAAATTTGATTAAATCTACTGAGCCTAACTCCACATCCAGTTTTTGCGCTATTCTTCTCGCTAATGCTTTACTTGAAGACCCTGCATAGATTTGAAAATCTTTTTCCATTAATCCTTCCCTCTTTCTTTATTTATTTGTCTTGCTCTTCCAAAAGCAATTTGATCATCATTTATATCATCTGTTATTACCGAACCGGCAGCGGTTACTGCTCTCTTCCCGATATTTACTGGAGCCACTATTATAGAGTCACTTCCTATAAAAGAATCCTCGCCTATTGTAACTTTATGTTTCTTTTGCCCGTCGTAATTGCAGGTAATAGTTCCTGCCCCTATATTAGTATTCATCCCTATTTCGGCGTCACCTATATATGTCAGATGTCCTGCTTTTACACCTTTTTCCAGAATTGAATTTTTTACTTCCACAAAATTCCCTACATGGACACTTTCTTTTAGAACTGCTTTTGGTCTTAAATGTGCAAACGGCCCCACTGTTGCATAGTCTTCCATAGAAGCTTCCTCTACCAGCGATGCTTCTATTGTAACGTTATTTCCTATTACCGAGTCAATTATACGTGTATTTGAGTATATCGTACAATTGTCTCCGATTTTTGTCTTTCCCTGAATTACAGTATTTGGATAAATTACAGTATCCTGACCTATAATTACATTATCTTCTATATATGAAGTTTCCGGATCAATGAGTATAACTCCGTCATCCATTAGTTCCTCATTTTTTCTGTTTCTAAGAATCTTTCCTGCTATTGCCAGCTGTGCTTTTGAGTTAACACCAAGAATTTCCGCTTCATCAGATATTTTGAAACTTTCTGCTTTTCCACCGCTGTTAACAAGTATTTTTATTGCATCTGTGAGATAATACTCGCCTTTTTCATTCTTGTTGTCTATTTTATCCAAAGCTTCTATCAGGCTGGCATATTTAAAAATGTAGACACCTACATTTATCTCTTTTATTTTCTTTATTTCATCAGAGGCTTCTTTTTCCTCTATTATGTCAATTATCTGCTCTTTTTCATCAAGTATTATTCTGCCATATCCGAAAGGATCACTTACATCACATGATAGTAGTATACAATCAAGGTTGTCTTTTAGAAATTTTTCCTCCATTTTTTTTAAAGTCTCAGCTTTAATTAATGGTGAATCACCATATGTAATAAGAACGTTATCCTTACTTTTTAATATTTCATCTTTTGCTATAAGAACTGCATGTCCTGTTCCCAGTTGTTCATTCTGCTCAATGTAATCAATTTCACCCATTACAGATAAAACCTTTTCTTTCATGTGTCCCAGAATGAATATTTTTTTATGTACCCCTGTTTTTTCAAGTACATCCGAAACTTTTTGCAGCATCGGTACACCATTAACTTTGTGTATCACTTTAGGAAGTTCCGATTTCATTCTCGTTCCCTTCCCGGCCGCTAATATGACAGATATCATTTTTCACATACTCCTTTTCAAATTGATTAAATAATTGTTAAAATATTGATTTTGCAAATTTGCAAAAAAACTTATATTTCATTATAACATAATTGCTTATACCAATTCAATTATTATGAATTTTTTTAGATATAAACTTTTTTTCCTTTACTCCAGTATGACGATATACTTACTTTTAGTCATAACAGCAGCGGATTCCCTCTCTCTGTAAGAAACATATTAATCTAATACTAATTGAAAAATCATGATTAGATGCATTATTTCGTTGAATATTTACTACATCAAACAAAAAATGCCGCATAACGGCATTTAATGTTTTTTATGTGAACTCCCAGAACAACTGCAGCTTGTACAGCTAGTTCCGCAAAAATTTTTATTTTTTTTATATTCCTTGTATATCACTGAAAATACTTTATATACAATTCCAGCTGTAATTAACAAAATTATTGCTGTTTTCATATTATCAGTCTCCTTATTTTTACATAATTAATTTTGCAATATTAAAGAATAAGGTAGATACCACATAAGGCAGTACCAGAAGTATCGCGATTTCCATCAGCATCATTTTCCATCCGAATTCCTGTTTCAATGCACCGAGAGCTACCGCACAAGGTACAACTAAAAGTACGAATAACATAAATGAATACGCTCTTATCGGACCTAAATCATCATCCCATAAACTTCTTACTGCTGGTATAATATCTCCTCCGGCATCTTCTTCAAGTGTCTCCTCATCAGCAGGTTCAAAAGCTCCTACATGGAAAGTAACAGCATTAACAAGTGATTTCACTGAGTCTATAGCGGCTATACCAAGATCTTTTGCCTGACCTATAGTATCTGCAAGAAAATTAAATTCTTCTGCTTCTTCCTCTTCACCTTCTGCCACTTCTTCTTCCTGTTGCTGTAATAATACCTGTCCAAAAAATGCTACCACTGTTTCTTTTGCTATCACACTTGGTACTAGTGATGCTACAGGTTCCCATCTGTCTGCGAATCCTGTAGGCTTAAATACAGGCTGTACTACCTTTGCTGCTTTAGCAAGATAAGAATCCTGTATCTCCCCGTTATTCGGGAAATAACCAAAAAACCATATTACTATTAATATTCCAAGAATTATTGTTGTAGCTCTCTTCACATACATCATAGTTTTTGTAATCATGTTATTCCATACTACTTTAAAGCTTGGCATTCTGTATGGAGGAAGCTCAATCAGCAATTCTGTATTATCACCTTTGAAGTAGTCAAACCTTTTCAAAATATACGCCATAATCAGTGCGAATGCGACTCCTATTACATACATAGAAACTATCACCAGTGCAGCATTCTTGCTGAAAAATGCTGCTGCAAGCAGTGAATATACCGGCAGTCTTGCACCGCATGACATAAATGTAGTGATGAACCCTGTAAGTCTTCTTGTTTTTTCATCTTCAAGTGTTCTTGTGGAATAAATCGCAGGAACTGTACATCCAAAACCAATAAGCATCGGTATAAATGCCTTTCCTGATAATCCTACCCTGTTCATTGCTTTATTCATTAAGAAAGCAACCCTTGCCATATATCCGCTCTCTTCAAGTATTGACATGAAAAAGTAGATAAAGAACATCAAAGGCACGAATGTCAGAACTGATCCCACACTTGCCAGAATTCCGTCAAGAATGAAACTATTCAGCCACGCCGGAGTTCCCTCTATTAATTTTCCTACGTACTTTATGATGTAGTTACTAAAAAATCCGTCTACCCAGTCTATAAACGGGGCACTTCCGTCAAAAATCAGTACAAACATCACATACACGATCAATAAAAATGATAAAACCCCAAAAAATTTATTTAGTAATATCTTATCAATTTTATCCGTCATGGCAAATTTATTAATATCACTTTTTTTCAGATTAGCTGATACAATTCCTCTAACTGCCCCGTAACGCGCTCTTGCTATTACATCAGCAGGATCCATATCATACCTGTCTTTTAAATTTTTTATTTCTTTTTCAGCTATGTTTCTTAAATCTATTCCGTAATTTACTTTTACTGTTGCCAGGAAATTAGTATCTTCTTCAAGTGCTTTTATGGCAACCCAGTCAATTGGGTATTTTACTATCAATTTATTGTAATCTTTATTATTTGTCAGTGTCTTTTTTACGCTAGTAATCTCTTCTTCTATTGCGTTGTCAAATGCCAGTGTATATGGTATGTGAGCTTGATCTTTATGGACTTTTGCCAGTTTTACAGCTTTGGATATTATTTCATTTACACCTTCTCCGGTTTTCCCGCTTGTAAAAACTGCTTCCATTCCAATCTGTTTTTCAAAAACTTCTTTGTCCAGCTGGTAGTTTAATTTTTTAAATTCGTCATGATAGTTTAAAGCCATTACCATAGGCTTCCCTATTTCTTTCAATAAAGCTGTCAAATAGAGATTTTTTTCCAATGCAGTAGATTCTACCACATTTATAATTACGTCTACATCATTTTCCAGTATAAAATCCCTGGAAACCAATTCCTCAGGAGTATTAGCCATAAGGCTGTATATTCCCGGAAGATCGACTAAATTAACTTCCTCATTCTCAAATTTAAAAAATACTTCTTTTTTTTCAATTGTTACGCCCGGCCAGTTTCCCATTTTTAAACTTGCATTCGAAATTTTATTAATTAAGGCAGTCTTTCCGACATTTGGGTTTCCTACAAATGCTATTTTTATCATCTATACTACCTCAATTTCAATCTTTTGCGCCAGATTATTGCTTAGCACTATTTTAGTTTCAGTAGTTTTCATAAGTATATTTCCATTTGCAGCATTCTCCATAAAACAAGAATCTCCATTACATACCCCTAAACTCAACAGTCTCATATTCAGGTTTTTTTCTTTGATTTCCTTAATTCTGAATTTGTCCCCTGCTTTTGCTTGTAACAATGTCATAATTCCCAACTCCTCACAAATTTGATTCACTAACTATAAATTGTTTTTATATTCAAAATAATTCTATACCTTTTTGAAACCTTTGTCAAGCCTTTATTTTTCAGGCTTTACTGTGAAATATCTACAATTTTATAATTATTACAATTTCTTAATTATTATAAAAAATTCATTTTTATTCTCAAAACATTGATATTGCTAATTAAAATAAAATTCAGTCAATAAAAAAAAATACAACTTCTGAATTTTTTATTTTCAGACCTGTATTTTTAAATTTATTTTTATAAATAAAAATATAAAATTTTACCATCTTTTAGTTTATAATAAATCTTTTTCTTTTGTTTCCTCATACCCGTAAACATAGTTCAAATTAATATTTCTCATGGAATTAAACACACTTTTCTTTATTCCCGGATGCTTTTCTTCAAGATCTTTCAAAAGATCCTTTACTTCTTTTCTTTTGCTTGATGTTTTTCCCGCTTCTATGGTACATCCGCAATTCATCGCAAGTATGCCGTTTTTCTTGGTATACTGGATTATGTCCTTTTCTTCCACATATATCAGCGGTCTTATTACTTTCAGTTTTCCCGAAGTAGAATCTACAAGCGGAGTCATAGTCTTTATCGAACCTGAGTAAAAAATGTTTATAAGTGTAGTCTCTATTACATCGTCAAAGTGATGACCGAGAGCAAGTTTGTTATAACCATATTCTTCTACTTTATTATAGAGGATAC of Sebaldella sp. S0638 contains these proteins:
- a CDS encoding FeoB-associated Cys-rich membrane protein — translated: MKTAIILLITAGIVYKVFSVIYKEYKKNKNFCGTSCTSCSCSGSSHKKH
- the glmU gene encoding bifunctional UDP-N-acetylglucosamine diphosphorylase/glucosamine-1-phosphate N-acetyltransferase GlmU, translating into MISVILAAGKGTRMKSELPKVIHKVNGVPMLQKVSDVLEKTGVHKKIFILGHMKEKVLSVMGEIDYIEQNEQLGTGHAVLIAKDEILKSKDNVLITYGDSPLIKAETLKKMEEKFLKDNLDCILLSCDVSDPFGYGRIILDEKEQIIDIIEEKEASDEIKKIKEINVGVYIFKYASLIEALDKIDNKNEKGEYYLTDAIKILVNSGGKAESFKISDEAEILGVNSKAQLAIAGKILRNRKNEELMDDGVILIDPETSYIEDNVIIGQDTVIYPNTVIQGKTKIGDNCTIYSNTRIIDSVIGNNVTIEASLVEEASMEDYATVGPFAHLRPKAVLKESVHVGNFVEVKNSILEKGVKAGHLTYIGDAEIGMNTNIGAGTITCNYDGQKKHKVTIGEDSFIGSDSIIVAPVNIGKRAVTAAGSVITDDINDDQIAFGRARQINKERGKD
- a CDS encoding viral A-type inclusion protein; protein product: MKRKAVNPSAVDTMAARNQNKAASLIQKIGRGKRNSKVELSRGNMKYLAKLVKEMKKQMLPYEKQASNVFTFLNYLEKEAQSKSKKINLTLSYEELDFLKMQVRESTKAVVELKQNLKWYNMIKKVVYGLLVKQNKYFLEELSK
- a CDS encoding GspE/PulE family protein, producing the protein MGDNFRIQNGKPGIIESVNRIIRDAVAKNASDIHIDINSREFNIRYRVDGVLEKADKFSFDNEKLEIISRIKIISKMNIAEKRLPQDGSINLTIQGKKYDIRVSSLPTVDGESLVLRILQNEDRITDFESLGFRGESLSSIKKLISKNHGLVLISGPTGSGKTTTLFSMINKLNDESRKIITVEDPVEKRLNGITQIQVKEKIGLTFLEGLKHILRNDPDGSCS
- a CDS encoding ATP-binding protein, which gives rise to MVNLKCEAVLPECDMKPLEEIEKSITAEYKKSIWTKFLKAVNEYDLVQDGDKIAIAISGGKDSLLLYKLFQRLKKDKRRNFEFRAVNLNPGFKKEDLDNFKKNLSKLDIDCEIFDTNIWKIANEKAKDYPCFLCAKMRRGILYNKVEEYGYNKLALGHHFDDVIETTLINIFYSGSIKTMTPLVDSTSGKLKVIRPLIYVEEKDIIQYTKKNGILAMNCGCTIEAGKTSSKRKEVKDLLKDLEEKHPGIKKSVFNSMRNINLNYVYGYEETKEKDLL
- a CDS encoding FeoA family protein; translated protein: MTLLQAKAGDKFRIKEIKEKNLNMRLLSLGVCNGDSCFMENAANGNILMKTTETKIVLSNNLAQKIEIEVV
- the feoB gene encoding ferrous iron transport protein B, yielding MIKIAFVGNPNVGKTALINKISNASLKMGNWPGVTIEKKEVFFKFENEEVNLVDLPGIYSLMANTPEELVSRDFILENDVDVIINVVESTALEKNLYLTALLKEIGKPMVMALNYHDEFKKLNYQLDKEVFEKQIGMEAVFTSGKTGEGVNEIISKAVKLAKVHKDQAHIPYTLAFDNAIEEEITSVKKTLTNNKDYNKLIVKYPIDWVAIKALEEDTNFLATVKVNYGIDLRNIAEKEIKNLKDRYDMDPADVIARARYGAVRGIVSANLKKSDINKFAMTDKIDKILLNKFFGVLSFLLIVYVMFVLIFDGSAPFIDWVDGFFSNYIIKYVGKLIEGTPAWLNSFILDGILASVGSVLTFVPLMFFIYFFMSILEESGYMARVAFLMNKAMNRVGLSGKAFIPMLIGFGCTVPAIYSTRTLEDEKTRRLTGFITTFMSCGARLPVYSLLAAAFFSKNAALVIVSMYVIGVAFALIMAYILKRFDYFKGDNTELLIELPPYRMPSFKVVWNNMITKTMMYVKRATTIILGILIVIWFFGYFPNNGEIQDSYLAKAAKVVQPVFKPTGFADRWEPVASLVPSVIAKETVVAFFGQVLLQQQEEEVAEGEEEEAEEFNFLADTIGQAKDLGIAAIDSVKSLVNAVTFHVGAFEPADEETLEEDAGGDIIPAVRSLWDDDLGPIRAYSFMLFVLLVVPCAVALGALKQEFGWKMMLMEIAILLVLPYVVSTLFFNIAKLIM
- a CDS encoding ribose-phosphate pyrophosphokinase, yielding MEKDFQIYAGSSSKALARRIAQKLDVELGSVDLIKFADGETFAKVNQSVRGCMVFIVQSTSKPVNESIMELLIFMDSLKRASAAEIIPVIPYYGYARQDRKASPREPITSKLIADILTVAGASRVVTMDLHARQIQGFFDIPVDHMEALPILAKYFIKNELVGDDIVVVSPDVGGVKRARSLAKWLHAPLAIIDKRRAKANVSEVMNIIGDVAGKKAILIDDMIDTAGTICNAAYALKEKGATEVYACATHAILSDPAVERLKAAPFNKVIVTDTIELPDNKRFENLEILSTDTMFSETIKRIVNDQAISDLFELPHE
- a CDS encoding L-threonylcarbamoyladenylate synthase — its product is MNKHKVSEESVLGIINCLKKNGIAIFPTDTVYGIGAVYNNPEGINRIFDIKHRDRSKPIIALISDIKYLGELVDLENENLENILEITGKYWPGELTVVFDRSKYNVAKDNTIGVRIPGNKILLEIIESCGGIVFTTSANISGEKSPAKIEDISYDILEKTDYILDGGPILNGVPSTVIKYSGGEISILREGNIKTEEILKLFMKKGRG
- a CDS encoding zinc ribbon domain-containing protein, with product MRDIQKENKARWSEKRAEFLLTGFTFHTSCGGKFRGSNTNGGRYKYYVCRECGEHFKKDIFEKSIFDELLRDDFLEDLNKNLEDNSNKNNQLKRLKKQLRNLEAENDKALKFLMNETITESEFTKIKQKNLTEINNIKESIINIEREYIPTDQLSLDVIEIFRITLKELDQDEFVEAKAILKKMIKRIDFKDLKNFNIYLNI